The Primulina tabacum isolate GXHZ01 chromosome 16, ASM2559414v2, whole genome shotgun sequence genome window below encodes:
- the LOC142528347 gene encoding uncharacterized protein LOC142528347 produces the protein MPPKRKSTERDDRTSTTDKNAKVVDEFSKLLKEQEKAHGEQIQQLLNMHTSTQGRGLERGQGSSENTEDGSYDRFRRMNPPEFIGGPDPLVALEWVKSLESIFDYLNFTDTDKWNEFKDLFHGKYFSKEVKAKKVKEFLELRQDSMTVTEYTLKFEEGCVFLPFIAEIDKDKGEHFLRGLKPDIRRDVHMSKVVTYQDIVERALLAEHNELEIEKDRQLRRQAFQARGQGASANVRGGHKGKDKMEHHYKPPLPSSDTERPLCPKCRKPHKGECLIGSG, from the exons ATGCCTCCCAAACGAAAGAGTACCGAAAGGGATGATAGGACCTCTACCACTGATAAGAATGCGAAAGTTGTAGATGAATTCAGTAAGCTATTAAAAGAGCAGGAGAAGGCCCATGGTGAACAGATTCAGCAATTATTGAACATGCACACCTCGACACAGGGTCGTGGCCTTGAAAGAGGTCAAGGTAGCTCGGAAAATACTGAAGATGGTTCTTACGATCGGTTCAGGCGGATGAATCCTCCTGAATTTATTGGTGGTCCTGATCCACTAGTGGCTCTTGAATGGGTCAAGTCATTGGAGTCTATCTTTGATTATTTGAACTTCACTGATACAGATAAG TGGAACgagtttaaggatttattccatggcaaatatttttcaaaggaAGTTAAAGCCAAGAAGGTAAAAGAATTTCTTGAATTGCGGCAAGACTCCATGACCGTCACTGAGTATACTCTGAAATTTGAAGAAGGATGTGTCTTTCTTCCCTTTATTGCCGAGATAGATAAAGATAAGGGTGAACACTTTCTTCGTGGTTTGAAGCCAGATATTAGAAGGGATGTTCACATGTCGAAAGTTGTCACATACCAAGACATTGTTGAGAGAGCCTTGCTGGCCGAGCATAATGAACTAGAGATTGAGAAGGACCGACAGTTAAGAAGGCAAGCTTTCCAAGCAAGAGGTCAAGGGGCAAGTGCTAATGTTCGAGGTGGCCACAAAGGGAAAGACAAGATGGAACATCATTATAAACCTCCTTTGCCTTCCTCGGATACTGAGAGACCATTGTGTCCTAAGTGTAGAAAGCCACACAAGGgagaatgtttgattggtagtgGTTGA
- the LOC142528348 gene encoding uncharacterized protein LOC142528348, with translation MTKEGANPDSSEISVFMHSLSVEPTVLPLYFNIVLPSGDELWPTSILKACPVQMGTRLLFASLIVNLMVAFNVILGMDWLSAYRAMIDCVEKTVKFLTDDHESDTFVDVGSSLTVPIISCLQATKLLNKGCIGFLASVSDVRREGNMQLQDIDVVHDYPDVFVDDVPGLPPD, from the exons ATGACAAAAGAAGGTGCTAATCCCGATTCTTCGGAAATATCAG TGTTCATGCACTCTTTATCTGTGGAGCCTACTGTCTtgcctttatatttcaatattGTGTTGCCTTCTGGAGATGAACTTTGGCCAACTAGTATTCTTAAGGCATGTCCTGTACAGATGGGTACGAGATTATTGTTTGCTAGTCTAATTGTTAATCTGATGGTTGCTTTTAATGTTATACTGGGTATGGATTGGTTGTCTGCCTATCGTGCAATGATTGACTGTGTGGAAAAGACAGTGAAGTTTTTAACCGATGACCATGAGAGTGATACATTTGTTGATGTAGGATCTTCGCTGACTGTTCCCATTATTTCTTGTTTACAAGCTACTAAATTGTTGAACAAGGGGTGTATTGGTTTTCTGGCTTCGGTATCGGATGTGAGAAGGGAAGGTAATATGCAATTGCAGGATATTGATGTGGTTCATGATTATCCCGACGTATTTGTTGATGATGTGCCTGGATTACCACCTGATTGA